The DNA sequence ATCCAGATctagtacaactaataaaacattaaatcaattaaaatacatttaaatcagatctgaaccattaTATCTGTATCAATACATATGTCACCCCCTAAAAATGATATTACACGAAATTATACGAGATCAAAATTacagacaattttttttcatcaaataatTATCAATATCAATCTAACTCAGTACCTCCTACGACTCCCTGGAGCATCTGGACATGAAACCCAACACATAAAAACGCAACTCCAAATCCATGATATGATCCAGTTTGTCAGATGTACTGCCACCTCTGTTGTGCCACGAGGAGAACCCTATCGTAAACATAGATACATTGGAGATGATATTCTCTGGCAGCTCAGAGAATTTATATACATGTCAAAGATGTAGTACCCCATGTGTTGGCCTACCATAGGAATACCACGCAGAGCGCGTAATTCCATAGGCGCGTGGGATTTGCAATTCCGAGATATTTGTTTGAGTGATGCTCATTCCTCGCCATGTTATGGTTGTGCAATACTGCAAAGAATCCAAAgccttctttcatttttctcttgagTGTATCATCCATTGATTTGATTAAAGAAATATACAGCGGAACTCAAAGCCGAAAGCAAGAGCATAGGTGGtagtaattttttataattatttattttattgttgtttattgttttatttcaaCGTGGTTATACTTTATAGTTGAAATCTTTCCATTCAACAATTGTTATATGGCAAATCAAATGGGAGTCAATTTCGGTAGATAGATAGATTCTTAAGTTATCTCTACTTATATGTCAACTTTTtaacattttatttaaaatatagttttgaaaaaatctaagaaaatatctttggtatcatttattttttttatttatttatttttgcgtacaaaaatagttttgaatcttttgtctacatttggtatcatttatggagcttgtttctatttaaaaaaagggaaaatgataggtatgctagcgtagtacctaggaattaggaatgctagcggcattttgaccgtaggatttgatcaacatgaattgaaccgttggatggagagaagataaataaattttcaatgcacggttgcaacacctttactctctctctctctctcctcgtcggaaaaaaatcattcatttacCAAATCTAGTCGgagaaagcaaagtagttggCACTGCCGTTATTGTCGACGATAGTGGTACTATCTGGTAACCGACAGCAACTGCAGTTGCGGCGGAAGCGACGGCGACAAGTCAGCTAAGCACAAGACGCTTTTTCACGATCATGTGCATCTTACCTGTATGGATTCCGACAAGAAGGTCGATTCTGCGGCGGTCATCCATCCAAATGCGGTGACCCGTCCCGATGGTGTCATTAACGGGATCGAACGGCTATTATTCCCCCGATCCATTCAAGACGATTTCAACCGTCGGAGAAATCTCCAACAGACTTCTGCGGTGAAACCAGAAGGAGCATCGGTTGTCGACCCCATAACCCACCGGCTCAATAAAACAGCACCACCGGCGCCGGCAGGTTCACCGCCTGTGCTGCCGATCTATGATGCAATGGCTCCAGGGCCGTCACTAGCTCCGGCACAAGCACCAGGCCCCGGCGGTCCTCACCTCAAGTTTGACGGAGAATCCCAAGTTAAGGACTTCATCCACACTCTCCTGCATTACGGCAGATACAACGAGCTCGCCGACATTTTGGTCAACCTCACATCCTTAGCGTCAGAAGTGGGGAAATTAGTGTCTGAAGGTTACGTCTTAATAGTATTGGCTCCGAACGACAATGCCATGGAGAATCTGACGACGGACCAGCTGAGCGAACCTGGTGCTCCAGAACAGATCATCTACTACCATTTCATTCCAGAGTATCAGACGGAAGAGAGTATGTACAATGCGGTGAGGAGGTTCGGTAAGATCAAGTACGATACTTTACGAGTACCCCACAAGGTTGTGGTGGAAGAAGTAGATGGGTTTGTGAAATTTGGACAGGGAGATGAATCGATTTATCTGTTCGATCCTGACATCTACACCGACGGTCAAATTTCTGTACAGGGCATCGATGGCATGTTGTTCCCTATTGAGGAGAAGACGAAATCGGTACAACACAGTTCTACCACCacaaaccaccaccaccaaggcTACTGTGAAGCCCAGGAGAGGTGTGTTTTAGTTTCTCTATCTTATTCTCTCTGTTCTGTTTGTTTTAGTTCTTACACTCGAAATCGAAAGTAGTGTTCCTGTAGTACTAGTTGTTTTCATTTTGCAACATTGGTGAaaggaatagagagagagatttagatTCCGGAAAAGGGATCCTGGAACTGCCACCGCTGCTGCCGACACTGCTGTCGCCGTTGCCGCCACTGCTACCGACGCTGCTGCCGCCGCAGTTGCTGCTGATGTTCAAGCTGCACTTTGCAAATCgctaaaagaaagggaaaaaaaaaacccaacttcGCTTTCTCCGGCAGGTTCCAGTAAACTTTTTTtggcgagaagagagagaaagagagagagtaaaggtgttgcaaccgtAAATTGACAAATTGTATATAttctctccatccaatggttcaattcatgttgatcaaatcctacggtcaaaatgccgctagcattcctaattcctaagtactacgctagcatacctatccctctcccttaaaaaaatttgataaaacacaaaaaaagatgcaagagtcatttatgtgttttgatcaaaattgattttcagttattttataAGCTAAACTTTAATAAGCACATGCTTAAAGTCTCAATATGAAGGGATAATGTAGTCATTTGTttataattagaaatccaagtcctttaccccctcttcttcaatccaaagtaGAGAAAGAgcgttctacccaaaaaaaaaaggtgaaaaagaGTAATAAAGTTGACGATTCCCTTCACtcatttattcaaaaaatcatttgcaTATaaagataccaaactatttctcacaaaaaaccatttttatcaAGTACTTACTAAATCATTcttaaatttttataaaaaataatttttattaatgacTTTTGTTGATTAAGTAAAAATTAAAacgaaaaatgataccaaaaaaGACCTGAATTAATATATGGAATTTAACAAGTTGAATTCCCTATCCAATCTCACCATCTATCCTTGTAGGCCATATTTTGAAATATCAGTTGGCACATATTGAAATACAATACATATATGGATCGATCATATTAATTAAAAAGTGATTCAATTATGGAATTACACCTGAATAATCCATCCTTATTGATACCATATTGGTATCAAGATCGATATGATGATCCCCGATACATATCACCTTGTATTGGAATTATTCCTACCTACCTAGggtaaaggaaaataaaatatttttttccctttcttctcctctttcaccactctttctctctcaatcttacacagtctttctctctctctatattatTTGAACCGATTTTATTTCCTGAATAGAAAAGTATGAAAAATCTCAACAAGAATGGATGGTGCCAGGTGGGGACTCTCAATGGAGACTTGAGAACCCCACTGCTTCGAATACAAAATAGTAAcattccttctccttccttaaattttgttttcccggaattgatttattttccttttttatttatttcattactAATTGTTTATTTCTCTGTCAATTTCCactgtgtttttgtttttgattttttttttttccgcttcTTTACTTTGGTTAGATGCTGTTAGTCTGTTACAGTGCAAGATGCCCTGGACAAGCCCACagattaaataaaatataataataataataatttaatacaaaaataaatagtaattaattaataaaacccctccccttccctcccctcccctcccccttccaaGTTGCACTACCAGACAACCATGAAACTGCTTTACAGCCCACaaatacaattttattttttccagttTCACTCCTGTTTTCCATTTATCCTATGATTCCATTCCCtttcctcttccctcttccctccactctgtactctctctctctctctatctaattaattttttttttgttctgttaATAATTTGATTTAGATACCCATTTTCTTTTCCTGCTATTCTTTCCTGGTTCTTGTTTTTGTATCAATCTTCTTCAGCttcaatttttatcatttttttccccAGTTTCAGTTctgttgaattgaattgaattgaattgaattggtGGGTATTCTGTATTTCACTATTGAGGTGAGGGTGGTAAACCCTGATTGTCTGTGTCGGCGCGAGGTCATTGTCTGTCGGTATTGTCGGTATTCGACGATGTTACACAGAGAAGGCATTTCCGATTAAATAATCACAAAGTACAGTAGAGATGCTTGTGGCACAAGGGGGGTTAGTTACAGAATTAGAGTAGCACACCCAACCCAACAAGTAGTTGCAGGATCGATTCCGACCCGGCAACTCAAGTGGTTGTTTCGAATTGGAAGTTCATGCCTGGTCGTAATCACTCATTACTATTCAATCTTCACTATTCACTGTAGTGGGTGCGGTTGCTTCCTTTGAACCCTTCATCCTCACCCAATTTATCAATCTGGGAAGGgagttttttgggtttctggATTCGACTTCACGTTCTCTCGATCTGTTGAAGGCGATTCAAGATGGGAATGTGGATCAATTCTGGTCTTGCTCACGACGGCATTTGGAAAATTGATTAGATCGAATGAAGAAGAGCTGCATAAAGATCGCATTGCCTTCTTTGTCTGGGAAGATATTGCAGGTATCAAGTCTCTAATGTGAACTTGAAGAATTCATATCAAGTTCGAGTTTTATATCATTCTTTCActatttattatatattaaaaaaatggaaaaagatatAAAGGGTTACCTTATCATTCTTCAGAAGATTTAAGATGAGCAGATAGATATGAAACAGTttgcaaaattttctcttttaaatcttcctttttttatcCAACTTATATTTGAACGGATAGATGGAAAAACTTTCGATATCAAGCATCATAGCGATGACCTCCCCTGATAAAAATTAGCTTTTTAGTGTACCTTTTAGGTCCCATTTGAGTATTCCATTGCCGCTTGCCAGGTAACTATGCGCAAGACCTAGGTAACTAAATAAACAAACATGATCAATTGAGCTTTTATTTCGATTGACTCCTTTTATCTGTCAATTATATTAGACGCAACATATTAAATTCCTTTGATCTTCATTCCATAATTGTTCTGTAGCATTTCTACATTACAGTCCACACGGGTTTTTGAAATCTGCAGATTTCATGCTTGGATATTTACCAGACTCGCATGAGTATGTCAATGTCACAAGCTTTTGAGTCATGTCAGTCCTGCCTTTCATTACTTGAACGAATGATACGGATATTTTTATCTACCGCTTGGTATTTGTTTTGTTCCCATCAATAGAATGGACTTAGAATTGTGAAGATTCACAAAAATGTTGTTGTTTAATCATCCTGTGAAACCCTAATAGCTTGCATTGCTTTTTGCTACTTCTGTACAGCTATCTCCATTCTGCTTATACTGGGAATTCGTCTATATTCCAGGTTCAATGTATAGGGATACTTACTCTGAGACTGCCATTCCCCGTAGCTGAAGTGATTCTGTACCAAATGTCAAGGACTCTTGTTGCGGCATTAATTGGAGGTGCTGCAGGAGCCGTGGCTTTGGTGGGAATGGTAATAGTATTTCTATGGTTCTGCCTGTCTCAAAACAGAAGCGTTTCAAGAACGTCTGAGACCGGTTCATCTGATCCATCTGTTCAAGGTAGTGTAACAACATTTGCTTAAAAGAGGGTATGGATTCAAGTGCATTTAATGTCTCTGTGACTAaacatcttctccttcttcttcctcctttggaCCACGTTTCTTTTCCTTGCTTATGGTTGACAGCGGGAAGAAACATCGGAGTTGAGTTGCCTTTAGCAGGAGGTATACGTCTTCCACCCGAGTCACGTGAAGCTAGGAGTTTTCCAATGGAGGATTTGGCTTCGGCTACAAAGAACTTTAGCGATATTAATTTGATTGGCGAAGGAAAATTTGGGAAGGTGTATAAAGGTTTACTAAATGATGGAATGATTGTGGCCATAAAAAAGCGACCTGGGATGCCAACCCGGGAGTTTTTTGAGGAGGTAATAGTCgtcttttttttcctactaCCTGGTAGATTAAGATTATGTTTCCCAATATACCTATGGTTGGTTTGTTTGTCCAAgaataatttgaatttttaaattgTCCGAGAAAAGTTCCTCTCTGGAACTTGTGATTATTTTCTCATCTGTATGGGATTGATTCAAAATCGAGCCCTATATCATCTTCccgatttctttttctttcccccctttCCTCCAGTTAAAGTGTCCATTGATTTGTTTGTGAGCTTAGTTTTGTCAAAAACTTGGTAATGATACTGATTATAAGTCTGCCTGTTTACAGAGTAAATTCTTTGGCAGTGTAGAAACTAATTTGAAATGTTTAAACCATTGATTTGTTAACTATGTGCCTTTCTGTTTTCCTTCCAGTGTTATTTTTTGGGGATTTCTTTGTAATTCTGTTATGGCCTGAAATATTGAGAACAGATTGCCTTCCGTATCAGGTGCGTTATCTATCATCCATTCAGCATCGGAATCTTGTCATCCTTCTGGGATACTGCCAGGAAAATGGTCAACAAATGCTTATCTACGAGTATATACCCAATGGAAGTGTTTCTAGTCACTTATATGGTAACTCTTAGCCCGTGCATActcaaaattcatttttaatgtGTACTGTATGAAGTTATAGCTCAAAGTACTTGGGATCATGGGCAAATGGCCAATAGTTGTGCATACTGTGGATGGACATGCGAGATGATCTTACCTCACACTTAACTGAATATGGAATGATGGTCAATTCTCCGCATAACTTCAGGAGTTTCCTTGTTTCCTCTTTTGTAGGTACAGGTCAGATTTCCCATGAGAAGCTAGAATTCAAGCATAGACTTTCAATAGCTTTAGGGGCAGCTAAAGGTGATCCTCTGCAAAATCAGTGAGCATTGGTGGCTTTCCTggtatttgtttttatttttctcttagtAACTGAAGATCCATGATGGGTCAGTGAAATGCTTTTGTAAACTTCACTGTAAGATTTGTTTCTTCCAAAAATCTCTTCTTCCGGATCAAGGATGTATCAAAGTAATTCTCATGTTGTTCCGCTTATTTATACTTCCATGCAGGTTTGGCGCACCTTCACTCATTGAGCCCCCGTTTGGTACATAAGGATTTCAAAACAGCCAATGTTCTCGTAGATGAAAATTTCATTGCTAAGGTTGCAGATGCTGGACTTCGCAGTTTACTTGGTGGAGTTGATGTTGCAGGTCCATCTTCTCAAATGATggctgatgatattttccttgCTCCAGAGTAATTGTCTTCTCCTTGTAACTATTTATATTAGATTTTTATTCTGGATACCCCATTGTCTAGGTGCTTTAGATATTAATAGCAATTAGTTGGGAATAACTGAGCTGCATTGAGTTGAGTTGATGTTAATGCGATTTGGAATGCTGTTTATATTTTTGACGTTAAAATATaacattatatatttatagcgataCGGTTGTACGATTTGATGAGGAACCTGACTTGGGTCTTTACCTGGTCAAGTCATATCATTGACTGGGATTTTAAAACATAGGTGTGATAAACTCTTACTTGTTCCTTTTATTTGATGATCACTAGTTGCTCATACTCCTGTAAAATGTAGGGTGAAAGAGTTTGGAAGATTCTCGGAAAAAAGTGATGTGTACAGCTTTGGGGTATTCATGCTGGAGTTGGTGAgcggtcatgaagcagatcaaTCTGTGTCTTCTGGACTTGATCAAAACTTGGTTGAATGGGTAAATTTCATTCTCTGCATATCTTGCTGATGATAAGATGATCCTAACCATCCAAATAGACCTCTTACACCATTTCTGTGGGGTGGAATTATTGTTGCTTTACTTTCTCTTCTCATCCTGATGTTAGTAGTTGGCCTGATATGGACAAATAGATATTCCTCTTctttatcatatatatatatatatatatatatatagagagagagagagagagagagagagagagagagagagagagagagagagagagatattccTCTTCTTTATCTCAACTGGTAGTTGGcatctcctacaaaatcctaacCCATTTCCTATAAAACTGCTGAGAAATGTCATTGCCCCATATGTGGAAAATTGAAATTAACATTTTTAGGTGTCAGCTTAGTTGTAGGTTATCTGATAGTAAAGTCATTTGTCTGGCTTCTTGAAGGCACAAAATTATCAGGACTCAAGCAACATATCCTCAATTATTGATCACAAACTGGGCAGCAATTTCACTACTGAAGGCATGAAAGAGTTCATACTGCTGTCCATCCATTGTGTGGATTTATCTAGTGAAAGGAGGCCCAACATGAACCATGTGGTAGCGGAACTCGATCGGATacttgagaaagaaatgaatttGACAACAGTCATGGGTGAAGGCACCCCAATTGTGACTCTTGGGAGCCAGTTATTTACCGCTTCAAGATAAAGAGTGTTGCTATAGCTTTGGGGTATTATGTGATCTTTGTGAATTATTCTTTGTGATTGGCAGTATTGTTTATGTGTTCTTTATTTATGTGATCTTTGTGAATTATTCTTTGAGATTTAAAGTAGAAAATCCAGCTGCTTGGTAAGTGTATAAAAGAACAgctgtaacttttttttttctattttctttttaccCATAAATGTATGAGAATTCATATTGTACAACATTATTTTTTGGAAATATCAGTTTGCAGATTGATGTTAGTGTGGTTTTGGATTTATTTGTAAAGCATATTATACTAGTCTTTGGATTTACTTGTAAAGCATTCTATGCCATGCTCTGGACTAGTCATGTCTGGGTATTATTGCCCAGTTCAACTCCATATTGCATTGTACATCTTCCCTTATAGTAGCCcttttttaaatttcagttaGGCAATCAATATAAAACTTGCAAGGCTCCCACCTAAGCTATCAAATGTAAGCAAGGTTTGATGAATCAGAATCGAATCGGGTGAATTGCCTGATTCAAATTGGACTCGGAGGCACCTGACCCGATTCCATCAAAGGTTTAAGAAAAACTTTACCAAAAActtcatttttcaaatttaCCAAAGTCACACTTTGACAAATGTGACTCACGTAAttttgttgagagagagagagagagaatcaatacttcatttttcaattttccTAGTCACATTTTGACAAATATGGCTTTTGGTAAATTTTgttgagaagaagagaggatcaacccttcatttttcaaatttaCCGAAGTAACACTTTGACAAATGTGACTGGTGGTTTTTTTTGTTCCCTTAAGAAGTCTTCTAGTTACTCATGGTTGGAGCTGGCTATAACTAATTTAGAATATGGCATTTAATGTGAAAACACCCTTGCCGTGTAGTAAGGTGCTTTCaagtttccaccaaaaaaaaaaaaggtgctttCAAGTTGCCATGCATCGGCTCTTGGATCTGGATCCTCTTGCGACCCTGCGTGTATAGTAGATCTAAGGGCTGAGAATatcttagggggtgtttggttcgataaatcaaatggtgaatgtatcggatatgaatgtcaatcttttgatagacattcttctgaattatgtttctttttgaaaaatcgtttggttgccatgaggctagtacatgtttcttgtgggttgagatattgacttctgtagagaacgtctttccgctttctccttttatactatgTGGTAAAAAGGTTACTCAAatatgagtttaagtgttgaggtaaactcagatttggaacacatcctttgtaatatggtcattcatgggaagtaggatgctcacttatgagggtcatcctagtggaaccaaacaactccagaaattaagaattatcattctaaagaatgtcatcccaaagatttaccgaaccaaacacccccttaggcTGCTTTCTGAGGATTTTCCAACTATTGGATTTGCATTAGAGAGGAGCTCGATCctctgctcttcttcttcttcttttctttttaatctgtTAATAAGTTCAGATTGAGTCAAGATCAAGGCTCCCCCTCCCACCTTCaaataatgcattttttttttttttttgtgaaaaatttgatgAAAATATAAGCCAATAGGAGCATAAAATTATATCAACAAGATCCTAtcaactttcatttttttcctccttatTTTTGTTGTCTTACTGTAATGAATATAAAGTatacaataaataaaatcatgTCAATGTTTCCCTACGTGATCTAAAATACTTATCACAATAGATTTTTTCTAGTAGGAATATCATAATAGCTACAGAGGAATAGTTTAATATTATAACATGATCAAAAGATTTGTTGAAGTATTTAATATCAATAAAATGTTAAATGGTGTTCATGATCaaccttcaaagttctcatacACTGATATGTCTACACGTAATTGTTGAACTTTTTGTAACCCTACTAAGACTGTGCCACTGCTTCCACCACTGAACTTTATTATCCAAACCCACAATCTAGTCTGTTTTGATCCAAATGTTCACTCCCTCTCCAGGTTTTATTTGGCCTATCTGTAACTCTCGTTCTTTGGAGGATGGCAAAGATCAAAGAGAGGGGAGACTGTTTTTCTCAGAGAAAACCTCAAAAATATAGTTTGTAAAGATTCATTACTTGATGGGCTATGTGGTTGAGATGGGTCCTAAACTTGAACATTTAAGTTATTGAAAGAAGGAAATTTTCTCATACGATTATTTTGATCAGTGTGGCTTATTGCGACACACAAAATATTTAGATCGCTTTTTTCACCATATGGATTGATGAATTGGTCATTATAATtaggattatttttttttcttgttaaccaaggtgtccgggccagctcacgtgcacctcgactaatcctcggggagactagcacaacaacccaccgtcatgatctccacttaaatcgcaaatGCACAGATGGATAATCAAACCTGGGATCGTgcacctaatccacacaatcctgaGTTCGTCCTGACCATCTAAGATTAAGACTAGATGAAAAATTCTATAGATAGGTCACATATCAAATCTAGTCGAGCTCCTCAATCGTTTGGTTAATTatttagaaaattttcatttttctttatcaaCAACCTTCATTTTTCAGGAAGAACTAactttattaatataataattttaAGAGCATAATATATTGACATGAACCAAgataatttaaaagaaaaaaaatatgaatccaTGATTAATCATAGTGGAGACAACGAAAAATAATTTACACATAATCTTTTGGACCATATTTCCCTAAGCCACGGTGAGTGAATTCCAGTTCACCATAGCCCATCGACAACATACAATAGGGGGGGAGAGAGGTGGGGAGTAATGGGGTCACATCTGGATTGTTCCGTCATTTAGTCATCAGTGAAAAAACTTTTTCCTAATCTTTTATTGGTGAAAGAATATACATGTAATCTTAGTTTTAATAGAAACAATTGATCACCAACCAAGTTGCTTGCTTAGTGAAAGAAAGCCTTTGCCCCATCACCTCTCGAGTTG is a window from the Macadamia integrifolia cultivar HAES 741 chromosome 5, SCU_Mint_v3, whole genome shotgun sequence genome containing:
- the LOC122078107 gene encoding fasciclin-like arabinogalactan protein 16, producing the protein MEHPNQKVYPVCNCSCGGSDGDKSAKHKTLFHDHVHLTCMDSDKKVDSAAVIHPNAVTRPDGVINGIERLLFPRSIQDDFNRRRNLQQTSAVKPEGASVVDPITHRLNKTAPPAPAGSPPVLPIYDAMAPGPSLAPAQAPGPGGPHLKFDGESQVKDFIHTLLHYGRYNELADILVNLTSLASEVGKLVSEGYVLIVLAPNDNAMENLTTDQLSEPGAPEQIIYYHFIPEYQTEESMYNAVRRFGKIKYDTLRVPHKVVVEEVDGFVKFGQGDESIYLFDPDIYTDGQISVQGIDGMLFPIEEKTKSRERFRFRKRDPGTATAAADTAVAVAATATDAAAAAVAADVQAALCKSLKEREKKNPTSLSPAGSMGAVASFEPFILTQFINLGREFFGFLDSTSRSLDLLKAIQDGNVDQFWSCSRRHLEN
- the LOC122078555 gene encoding probable serine/threonine-protein kinase PBL21; the encoded protein is MKKSCIKIALPSLSGKILQVQCIGILTLRLPFPVAEVILYQMSRTLVAALIGGAAGAVALVGMVIVFLWFCLSQNRSVSRTSETGSSDPSVQAGRNIGVELPLAGGIRLPPESREARSFPMEDLASATKNFSDINLIGEGKFGKVYKGLLNDGMIVAIKKRPGMPTREFFEEVRYLSSIQHRNLVILLGYCQENGQQMLIYEYIPNGSVSSHLYGTGQISHEKLEFKHRLSIALGAAKGLAHLHSLSPRLVHKDFKTANVLVDENFIAKVADAGLRSLLGGVDVAGPSSQMMADDIFLAPEVKEFGRFSEKSDVYSFGVFMLELVSGHEADQSVSSGLDQNLVEWAQNYQDSSNISSIIDHKLGSNFTTEGMKEFILLSIHCVDLSSERRPNMNHVVAELDRILEKEMNLTTVMGEGTPIVTLGSQLFTASR